aaggaacgaaatagaaaaaaatgttttattcagaaaaataattttgtgaGAAAGCCAATTGGTAAACTTtattagggaataaaaaatgaatagaaacacgtttggtaaatttttattcttttttttatttttttaattttttaatatttttattttatttttcattttttcctttcttttttattttttttcttctttctggaCGGCAACCTTGCCACGGcgagtcgagcctcgcccatccggcgaggctcggcctcgggggccggcgatgctcggcgaggtcgccgacccttggcGGCGTTGCCAGGCCCTCGACgggtcgtcggccatggcgaggcccgacgaccagccaaagaaaaagaagaagaaaatgagaagaaaagagaagagagagaagaagaagtatttcttttaaaatcgtttggaataagaaacaatttttttttttgttccaattttgttccgagaaaaaaaaaaaaaaaaataaacgcaaccaaacgcgtttctattatttttttattaggaaaaaaaacacaatttcTGTTCTTGAACAGAAACAAGGAataaaaacatgcaggcccGAAGAGCTGGAAGAGCTGGACTGTCTCGTTAGGGCCCTGGATCAGCCGTTTTGGACCTCGAAGAGGAGCACGTTCGCGGGCCTCCAATCGGTTACGAGGTGGCCCGAACCGTGGCCCTCTGTACTGCACCAATCAAGATTAGGCCCGTTTGGAGGACAAATTCGTCGTCACAGGAGTGAAGTTGTCGGTGCCAGTTCGCGTCCATTGGAGTATCCGTCACGCGGTGAGGAGTCCCTTTTCTTGTCCGTTCTTGTCTTTTTCGAAAATGGTTCTCTGGAATCGCTTCTCATgttcatcaaaaggaaaagaatctgTGCAAAAGCAAGTATTCGCGTTCGACCCGAGATGCTTCCGGGCAGATACATTGTTGACCCGGCAATTGTTGCTCTTTGTCTTTGGTCATCCGGTCGTTGCAagaattttctaatcttttaTAAGGTGGGAAAACGAGACTAACCGGGCATCCGTTCTTTGTTCGTACTGAAGAACACGCGTGGGGGACCGGGCTATGTCGATTggttatttattaaatttttaggaAAGAGACTTCGgcatttacttttcatttatttatttttatttaacggttttttttttaaaaaagtttttgaTTAGTCTCACCCTACTTTTATTCTAACATTATCATTCTTGGACTTTAAACCTATTTTATTATAAGACGTGGAAGTTGAAACTCACAACAGAAGCTAAACAATTCCCACTCAAATTTTCTAAGAAGGTGGGATTCAAACCTCctatttccttctttctctatgGCAAATTCTAGTGGTTTATTTGATGGATAGATGAAACACGACTTCCCATCACAAGTCacattttaaagtttttggaAGGGTATGGATATTTGCAATAcgaatttactaaaaaaaaagaaaaagttggtatttcaaattattaaaaaaggtaATCCCTGACCTTTTCTTTGAAAGTAAAAAATAGACGATCCCCTATAATCCAATGACTCCCAATTCAATGTTATCCAGCATAATCTCGATTGtctcatgtgaaattttgtaatATCACCGTCGACTGTTTTGAAAACTTACACTTTTCAATGGATGTGTGAATTttatattcaattatttcaacAGAAGGGAATCCTCCTCTTTTTTAAAATAGGCGATCACCATTCATATCCGACAATTGCAATCGTTTGGGTTTTATGCGCCATCGGCCCcatcaaacaaaacaatcaTCAAAGGGacattttttgggtaaatttgaaCCAACTTTGCCTGGCCTGTATCTTCCATTCCCATGCTAAACCGTCAAACGAGCAGCACTTTACGGAGAGAGAATGGGGACAGCATGGGGACCGCATCAAAGCTTTTGTCGGAAACCATCAATGCTCGGGTGAGCCCGGAGAAAAGCCGTGTTCCGTCGAGACGAAGATTTGCAATTGGCCCTTCGCGGGTCTCTGGACGGGGGCCTTTTTACCGCACGATCAAGCTTAGCCCCGGTCGGACCGCCATAGGCTCGTCGCCATTGAAATTAGAGAATGAACTCTCGTCAGCATAGGGGTGTGACGTTCTAGTTCTGGATGCAAGTTTAGCGTCCATTTGATTGAATCGAGTATGTGATAAGGAATCCCTCTTCTTCGCTCCTTCCGTCTTTTCGAAAATTGGTATTCTGAAATTGCCCGAATATTCATCGGAAGACCGAAGTCTTCGCAAAAAACACGTCGTCTCCCCCGAGATGTTTCCTGGCAATTTCCTGTTGACTTGACGAACGCTATTGGTCATCCAGTCATCGAAGCTTACGGATCCTTTTTAGGGAAGGAAGATGAGAATGATGGAATACACACGTGTAGACCAAATTATGCTGATGGcgaaattgatgaatttttagTCAACAATATGCATGATCATCTTATCCCGCGTGACCCCACCTTGATGCCTTTAAGCATAGCCCCAATTATCCCACCTCGAGAGAATAAATTTAATGAGATGGATTGCATTAAGTAGCAGCAACGATGTTATGTAACCGATTAATTATCGTTGCTCACGTGTTATGAAGCTGATTTTACTCGACGCTATATATGTATACATCTTATTTTTGATTGGTCAATTGCATCATATTGTGATTGAAAAATGTGttacattttattattttattttcaaagagttttggAATATGACTATGCTGAACACTTGAAATCGTGTGAAATCATAGAGATTCTTATTGTCATCTTTTGATATATTAATTAATAAGTTGAGAAAGAAATGCAATTTccagtttttaaaaaaataaataaataatccctACTTTTTACGAGACTCCACCTTGATATTTCCAATTAAAGCCTGAATTATGTTGTGCCTACCAAGAGATAACTTCAGCTCCAATTACATAATTTCTCTACCAAACTTGTACTtactaattaaaaacaaaagaagaataaaaactAGAGCGATCGTAAGTGGCAGCCGTTAGGAgtttgattatattaataagCTAAGTCTTTGGAGTGTTAGTGCCAGCCCTTTCCTTTCTTCAGGGACCCACCATGTTAAGCTTTCTTCCCAAGCAAATCcatattttttaactttttctttttggaaaaagagCGAGCTCTATACTTCTACCTTCAACCAAAGTTCAACAGCCCGCATCGCAAGCAAATAGAGAATCTTAGGTATGGTCCTAAGCACGACCTTAAAAAGCTTTGACATCCTGGGAAGACAGGATAGAGGGAGGTAGCCCCCTCGATAAAAATGGGCTCCCCAAGGAGCCCCCAGCCACACAACCCCTCGCGGTTGTGGGAGGCCCGTTGGCGATCCCCGCGACGCCTTCCCCCAGTACTACCCTGGGGCGTGGTACATGGAAATGACCCAGTCCGGGAGGAGAAATCCTCCTGGTTGGCTGGCTGGCTGGCAAGCAAATAGAGAATCTTAGgtaaaaaaaagatataatacCAAAAAACTAGGGAATTACCTACGAGTATACCTAATTCCTTCTGTGAAAAGCTAAAACGTTTTGTCCAGGTTCAATTGAGAATTGCCCTAAAATTGATGGTTTGACGCATGTATTTTTATCCATTGACTCGAACGCTGTCCAAGAAGGCAAGTCAATGACGAGTCAATGAGCCCGCTCAATTGCCCAAAGCACCCATCACCAGCCTTACGCCCCATTCCACCAATCACAGCCGCTCGATGCAGACTCACTGGGGGACCCACCTACTCGATGGGCGACCGAGATCATTTTAGGCTCGTTTTCCGTGGCCCCCCCACCGAACGATCGTCGAAGGGACAACTGAGGAAACTTCCAACCATGCACCATTTGGCGTATATCTTCCCCCTCCAGGCCAAACCGCCAAAAAAGCACATTTCTGCGGAGAAAGAGAAGCTCACATAGAAGAACATAACACATCTACGCACAGGCCATGGACGGAATTCTTGGGATCAACGATGAAGTGATCAAGGCAGCGTTGTCTGCATCCATCGAAGCTCGTGACGATCGACAGGAGCTGAACATTTGCAACAGGTCTTCGGAGGTCATCGTGGCCTTCCCCAGATCATGGTCTCCCGAGGACTGGTTCCCTAAGGACAGCAAAGCCAAGTCCTTCGGAGATGACCGGATCGACCGCAAGAAGTGCCCTTCTCTCAGGAGCATCGGCTTGGATGAGGACGCCAGGGTCAACAAGGCGTTCATGGAGAGATTCCTACGTATTCTGGATGATGAAAGCGGAAGGCTCCGCTCCGAGGTATTCTCGATTCTCGAATGATGCTCTGTTTTTGCCGTTGTTTCAATGCGTCAAAGAGTCGGTAGTAATAATTCTCGGACAGCAATTTTGAGGCCATTTCTAGAGTTCACAAAGTTTGATTGAAGATCAGGAAACTTGAGTATTGCCTACTTTCGCCGTCCGTAGAAACTGTTGGCGGAACGCTGTGGATCGGAAACTAGAGCTTGCACTAGTAATTTACTCACGACCACACGTCCTCTACTATTAAAACTCTCATCCTGTTCTGTACTTTCCCTCAAAGTCATAGCATGTGACGAAGATTTAGGTACATAGATCACATAACAAGCACGATCTCGTGTGCTTCAATTTGGAATTTACCGTACGGTGTCATCAGCTTTTTACCTTGTGAAAGTAAAAATCCCTCCGTTGTGTAGACGACTTTATAAATGTTGTCTCCAATAATTGGAATTTGAAGAACGCTCTCTCCAAATACATtagacaataaaaataaaaatatatggtTTAGTTCAAGTCTCTCTCAACCTACAATTAACAGTAACAGGACGGTCATCATCGACCGAGCATAATCGAAGCAAGTAAATAAACAGTCAGAAATGAACCTGAACCTTTCTTTGATTTTCAGGTGAAAAAGGCGTTGGACGATAATAAGCAGATAATATTTACAGGCCATTCATCGGGCGGTCCAATCGCAATTTATGCGACTGTTTGGTTCCTTGAGGAGCacagaaaatcaaagaaagagGAGACTCCCCATGCCTTCTGTTTAACATTCGGATCCCCACTTACCACTGACCGCACTTTTGGCCATGCCATCCGGCGTGAGCGTTGGTCTGATCACTTTGTCCACTTCGTTACGAAACTTGACATCGTTCCCAGGATTCTACTCGCTCCTTCCTCCCCTACAAGGGAGCTGCTAAAAGAAATCGCCTCTTTCTCTGACCCACATCACAAACCCGCTTCAATTGACAACTTGGCTTCCTTTTTTGTGAATGTGGTGAAGAATGCATCATGTGTTGCAAACTATGCAGCTTGCCAACTGACGGGAAGCAAACATACCCTATTTGACACTATGTCTAATTTCATCAAGCCAAGCCCTTACCGACCGTGTGGGAATTACGTCTTTTGCACCGAGATTGGTAGGTCGGTGGTCGTGAAGAACCCAGATGCGGTCCTTCGACTGTTGTTTTGCGCTTTACAGATTGAGTCCGAAAGAGAGCTTCTGAATATAGCACAAAAAAGCTTAAGGGCACATTGGACATATGAAGAAGCAATAAACCAAAGCTTGGCCTCGGCCAATGTTGTTTATTTGAAGAACCTCCGAGAATTGCCTCTCAGCTCAAATGATGCCGCATTAAATGACCTTAACCTGGTATGGTCAATGTTTTATCTAGTCCAAGAATTTTAtgtgaaaaatgaattgtccAGTTCCCTaataatcttttaaattatTGTGTTTATTTGAAGAACCTTCGGGAATTGCCTCTCAACTCAGATGATGCCGCATTAAATGACCTTAACCTGGTATGGTAAATGTTTTATATGGTCCAAGGATTTTATGTGAAAAATGAACTATCTAGTTCCCTaataatcttttaaattatTGTGTTTATTTGAAGAACCTCCGAGAATTGCCTCTCAGCTTAGATGATGCCGCATTAAATGACCTTAATCTGGTATGGTCGATATTTTATTTGGTCCAAGGATTTTATGTGAAAAATGAACTGTCTAGTTTCCTaataatcttttaaattatTGAGAAAAGGTGATTGAATATTTGACAATATATGATAATGTGATCACAGGACGCAACGGCGAGGCTGTGCCTTCGTGCCGCTGGAGAGTTGGAGAAGAGGAAACAGGATAACCAGAAAAAGATCCAAGGGAAGAAGGTCGAAATAGAGAGATACCTCGACGCATTAAAAAAGTACCGGACCACGAGCGAGGACGAAGGTGTGGGATATTACGATGCTTTCAAATTgcaaaagaaggaggaagacTTCAAGGCCAACGTAAAGAGACTTGAACTGGCAGCTATTTGGGACGAGATTGTTGAAATGCTAAGACTCAGGCAGCTCCCCGATGAATTTGAGGTAGATAAAGAATGGGTGGATCTCGGCACGCGGTTTCGCGGACTTGTGGAGCCACTAGACATAGCCAACTTCTATCGACACTCCAGGACGGACGATGCAGGTCATTACATGAAGGAAGGAAACAGGCCAAGTCGGTACAAATTTCCTCAAAGATGGCGAGAACACAAGTACCAGTTGCCACCGATGCAGCAGTCGCAGCAGTCGCTCAAACATTTTTATGGTGAATCCAGC
The sequence above is drawn from the Eucalyptus grandis isolate ANBG69807.140 chromosome 11, ASM1654582v1, whole genome shotgun sequence genome and encodes:
- the LOC104426307 gene encoding protein EDS1L isoform X1 encodes the protein MDGILGINDEVIKAALSASIEARDDRQELNICNRSSEVIVAFPRSWSPEDWFPKDSKAKSFGDDRIDRKKCPSLRSIGLDEDARVNKAFMERFLRILDDESGRLRSEVKKALDDNKQIIFTGHSSGGPIAIYATVWFLEEHRKSKKEETPHAFCLTFGSPLTTDRTFGHAIRRERWSDHFVHFVTKLDIVPRILLAPSSPTRELLKEIASFSDPHHKPASIDNLASFFVNVVKNASCVANYAACQLTGSKHTLFDTMSNFIKPSPYRPCGNYVFCTEIGRSVVVKNPDAVLRLLFCALQIESERELLNIAQKSLRAHWTYEEAINQSLASANVVYLKNLRELPLSSNDAALNDLNLNLRELPLNSDDAALNDLNLNLRELPLSLDDAALNDLNLDATARLCLRAAGELEKRKQDNQKKIQGKKVEIERYLDALKKYRTTSEDEGVGYYDAFKLQKKEEDFKANVKRLELAAIWDEIVEMLRLRQLPDEFEVDKEWVDLGTRFRGLVEPLDIANFYRHSRTDDAGHYMKEGNRPSRYKFPQRWREHKYQLPPMQQSQQSLKHFYGESSFLAKVEELRTKPWEAIKDEVPVLGNRLTEWYKNKEVEGDLFLQESTLVKWWQDLCKDHPDAELHNVLPIPPVK
- the LOC104426307 gene encoding protein EDS1L isoform X3 is translated as MDGILGINDEVIKAALSASIEARDDRQELNICNRSSEVIVAFPRSWSPEDWFPKDSKAKSFGDDRIDRKKCPSLRSIGLDEDARVNKAFMERFLRILDDESGRLRSEVKKALDDNKQIIFTGHSSGGPIAIYATVWFLEEHRKSKKEETPHAFCLTFGSPLTTDRTFGHAIRRERWSDHFVHFVTKLDIVPRILLAPSSPTRELLKEIASFSDPHHKPASIDNLASFFVNVVKNASCVANYAACQLTGSKHTLFDTMSNFIKPSPYRPCGNYVFCTEIGRSVVVKNPDAVLRLLFCALQIESERELLNIAQKSLRAHWTYEEAINQSLASANVVYLKNLRELPLSSNDAALNDLNLNLRELPLSLDDAALNDLNLDATARLCLRAAGELEKRKQDNQKKIQGKKVEIERYLDALKKYRTTSEDEGVGYYDAFKLQKKEEDFKANVKRLELAAIWDEIVEMLRLRQLPDEFEVDKEWVDLGTRFRGLVEPLDIANFYRHSRTDDAGHYMKEGNRPSRYKFPQRWREHKYQLPPMQQSQQSLKHFYGESSFLAKVEELRTKPWEAIKDEVPVLGNRLTEWYKNKEVEGDLFLQESTLVKWWQDLCKDHPDAELHNVLPIPPVK
- the LOC104426307 gene encoding protein EDS1L isoform X2 encodes the protein MDGILGINDEVIKAALSASIEARDDRQELNICNRSSEVIVAFPRSWSPEDWFPKDSKAKSFGDDRIDRKKCPSLRSIGLDEDARVNKAFMERFLRILDDESGRLRSEVKKALDDNKQIIFTGHSSGGPIAIYATVWFLEEHRKSKKEETPHAFCLTFGSPLTTDRTFGHAIRRERWSDHFVHFVTKLDIVPRILLAPSSPTRELLKEIASFSDPHHKPASIDNLASFFVNVVKNASCVANYAACQLTGSKHTLFDTMSNFIKPSPYRPCGNYVFCTEIGRSVVVKNPDAVLRLLFCALQIESERELLNIAQKSLRAHWTYEEAINQSLASANVVYLKNLRELPLSSNDAALNDLNLNLRELPLNSDDAALNDLNLDATARLCLRAAGELEKRKQDNQKKIQGKKVEIERYLDALKKYRTTSEDEGVGYYDAFKLQKKEEDFKANVKRLELAAIWDEIVEMLRLRQLPDEFEVDKEWVDLGTRFRGLVEPLDIANFYRHSRTDDAGHYMKEGNRPSRYKFPQRWREHKYQLPPMQQSQQSLKHFYGESSFLAKVEELRTKPWEAIKDEVPVLGNRLTEWYKNKEVEGDLFLQESTLVKWWQDLCKDHPDAELHNVLPIPPVK
- the LOC104426307 gene encoding protein EDS1L isoform X4 translates to MDGILGINDEVIKAALSASIEARDDRQELNICNRSSEVIVAFPRSWSPEDWFPKDSKAKSFGDDRIDRKKCPSLRSIGLDEDARVNKAFMERFLRILDDESGRLRSEVKKALDDNKQIIFTGHSSGGPIAIYATVWFLEEHRKSKKEETPHAFCLTFGSPLTTDRTFGHAIRRERWSDHFVHFVTKLDIVPRILLAPSSPTRELLKEIASFSDPHHKPASIDNLASFFVNVVKNASCVANYAACQLTGSKHTLFDTMSNFIKPSPYRPCGNYVFCTEIGRSVVVKNPDAVLRLLFCALQIESERELLNIAQKSLRAHWTYEEAINQSLASANVVYLKNLRELPLSSNDAALNDLNLDATARLCLRAAGELEKRKQDNQKKIQGKKVEIERYLDALKKYRTTSEDEGVGYYDAFKLQKKEEDFKANVKRLELAAIWDEIVEMLRLRQLPDEFEVDKEWVDLGTRFRGLVEPLDIANFYRHSRTDDAGHYMKEGNRPSRYKFPQRWREHKYQLPPMQQSQQSLKHFYGESSFLAKVEELRTKPWEAIKDEVPVLGNRLTEWYKNKEVEGDLFLQESTLVKWWQDLCKDHPDAELHNVLPIPPVK